From a region of the Fischerella sp. JS2 genome:
- a CDS encoding TMEM165/GDT1 family protein yields the protein MNWHLLGLSFITVFLSELGDKSQLAAIALSGRSQSPRAVFLGTAGALLLTSLLGALAGGAVAEFLPTRLLKAIAAVGFAILAVRLLWFNNETSQDEL from the coding sequence ATGAACTGGCATCTTTTAGGATTAAGCTTTATCACCGTTTTCCTCTCTGAGTTAGGCGATAAAAGTCAACTAGCTGCGATCGCCCTTTCCGGTCGTAGCCAATCTCCTCGCGCTGTATTCTTGGGAACTGCCGGTGCGTTACTGTTAACTAGTTTATTGGGAGCATTAGCAGGTGGGGCTGTGGCAGAATTTTTACCCACAAGGTTGTTAAAAGCGATCGCTGCTGTGGGATTTGCCATACTTGCTGTACGCCTGCTGTGGTTTAATAATGAAACTTCTCAAGATGAGTTGTAG
- a CDS encoding general stress protein: MVVGKHQRAVGVFSNRNAAEHALTELRDAGFSMNKVSVIVKDSDRTGDLAGVNTQERVGNKADEGATAGAVTGGILGGLTGLLVGLGTLAIPGVGPILLAGELATTLATTAAGAGIGAAAGGLLGALIGLGIPEERARVYNDRVSRGDYLVIVEGTEEEIRRAESILRNRGIEEFGIYNAPVANADSGYVNPATSAVDTTRTDVRPNVVDNDPKVTIIDRRDSTL; the protein is encoded by the coding sequence ATGGTTGTGGGGAAACATCAACGTGCAGTTGGAGTATTTTCTAACCGTAATGCAGCTGAACATGCGCTCACAGAACTCAGAGACGCCGGCTTTAGCATGAATAAAGTTTCTGTCATCGTTAAAGACAGCGATCGCACTGGTGATCTTGCTGGTGTTAATACCCAAGAACGTGTTGGTAATAAAGCTGATGAAGGAGCTACTGCTGGAGCAGTTACAGGTGGTATTCTAGGAGGTTTAACTGGATTACTCGTAGGTTTGGGTACTTTAGCGATTCCTGGTGTTGGCCCGATATTGCTTGCAGGCGAGTTAGCCACAACCTTAGCCACAACTGCTGCGGGTGCTGGTATTGGTGCAGCTGCTGGCGGGTTATTAGGTGCATTAATTGGTTTGGGAATCCCTGAAGAACGAGCTAGGGTTTACAATGATCGCGTTTCCCGTGGTGATTATCTAGTGATTGTAGAAGGCACAGAAGAAGAAATCCGTCGCGCTGAAAGTATTCTTAGAAATCGCGGTATCGAGGAGTTTGGTATCTATAATGCACCAGTTGCTAATGCTGATAGTGGTTATGTAAATCCTGCAACATCTGCGGTTGATACTACTCGCACTGATGTTCGTCCAAATGTTGTTGATAATGACCCCAAAGTCACTATCATTGATCGCCGCGATTCAACTCTCTAG
- a CDS encoding DUF6174 domain-containing protein, whose product MPSAITSITIGKTQKSVNHYLGSPNAPQTLTALENKIDAVANSQQWTGVKNQPIPNPSDYNSTQLQKNRQLWNQQKLSHYRYTFRRSCFCAPKATEPAVIEVRNGKVVSITDANTGKPVGSEIFQKYNSIPKLFDVIQNAIARNASSLTVKYNPKLGYPTQINIDYDQQMADEEVYLTIEKLEAIN is encoded by the coding sequence ATGCCTTCTGCTATCACCTCAATCACGATTGGTAAAACTCAAAAATCTGTCAATCACTATCTTGGTTCTCCCAATGCACCGCAGACACTAACAGCCTTAGAAAATAAAATAGATGCTGTTGCCAATTCTCAGCAATGGACTGGTGTTAAAAACCAACCAATACCAAATCCTAGTGATTATAACTCTACTCAATTGCAAAAGAATCGCCAATTATGGAATCAGCAAAAGCTTTCCCACTATCGCTATACATTTCGTAGGAGTTGCTTTTGTGCGCCTAAAGCAACTGAACCAGCAGTTATTGAAGTTCGTAATGGTAAAGTGGTTTCCATCACTGATGCAAATACTGGTAAGCCAGTTGGTTCAGAAATCTTCCAAAAATATAATTCAATTCCTAAGCTTTTTGATGTGATTCAAAATGCGATCGCAAGAAATGCATCCAGCTTAACGGTAAAATATAATCCGAAACTTGGCTACCCTACTCAAATTAACATCGATTACGACCAGCAAATGGCCGACGAAGAAGTATATCTCACAATTGAGAAGTTAGAAGCGATTAACTAA
- a CDS encoding TMEM165/GDT1 family protein, with amino-acid sequence MSAASTSQYNSVETRPSASLYSTTQQKIAENIDSNTSITTVTSPSPTVVDCTQKQTPITIFATTFLTIFLAEIGDKTQLSTLLMSAESHSPWVVFVGSAAALITTSLLGVLLGSWIASRLSPKTVEKAAGVILLLISLMLFWDVIY; translated from the coding sequence ATGAGTGCCGCTAGTACATCTCAGTACAACTCTGTAGAAACTCGCCCTAGCGCATCTCTGTATTCTACAACTCAGCAAAAAATAGCAGAAAATATTGATAGCAATACGAGTATTACTACAGTTACTTCACCATCACCTACTGTTGTAGATTGTACTCAAAAGCAGACACCCATAACTATTTTCGCCACAACTTTCTTAACCATTTTTCTAGCGGAAATCGGTGATAAGACACAGCTATCCACTTTACTTATGAGTGCAGAATCACATTCACCGTGGGTTGTTTTTGTCGGTTCCGCAGCAGCACTGATTACTACTAGCTTATTAGGTGTACTTCTAGGTAGTTGGATTGCTAGTCGCCTTTCTCCAAAAACTGTAGAAAAAGCAGCAGGAGTAATACTACTGTTGATTTCCCTGATGCTGTTTTGGGATGTAATTTATTAA
- a CDS encoding HAMP domain-containing sensor histidine kinase has product MYKWILPSLSEVLVDSQSNMGFGSSAKAQQQWRLCVAATQQLLLDALTTLDGDVAQGLVLAAPAPVFDDPKLTQKLQSITFTAEPFNHLALMPFQMSDQEVAIAAEATICNKSILPLLKTDPLAKEQFCLIFTKKFRLVLVLAEENGQKAFFFSFDSEVVQQAWRALSARVMLNNPNLFAELEETVQNYYPTAPDYRTIMQFSQLLLAELPEQEGTRDWGLGAREAIEGSLEQDQKAEINSCYSASPKHDVEMLQAFAHEVRTPLTTIRTITRLLLKQRDLPTNVIKRLKVIDRECTDQIDRMELLFRAAELETSATDKATSTQLTAMSLEQVLQASIPRWQEAASRRNLKLDVVLPQDLPTVVSNPTMLDRVLTGLIENFTRNLPTGSHIQVQVIPAGDQLKLQLLPLVGDNDAAVVSNCAPPIRKALGQLLMFQPETGTISLNLNATKHLFQAIGGKLIVRERPRYGEILTVFLPLEGSEKQGNSKFKIQHSKV; this is encoded by the coding sequence GTGTACAAATGGATCTTGCCTAGTCTGAGCGAAGTATTAGTCGATAGTCAATCGAATATGGGTTTTGGTTCATCTGCAAAGGCTCAGCAACAGTGGCGCTTATGCGTGGCGGCTACACAACAATTGCTGTTAGATGCCTTGACAACGCTTGATGGGGATGTAGCACAAGGATTGGTTTTAGCTGCGCCAGCACCTGTGTTTGATGATCCTAAGTTGACTCAAAAGTTGCAGTCAATAACTTTTACAGCAGAACCTTTTAATCATTTGGCACTAATGCCATTTCAAATGTCTGATCAGGAAGTTGCGATCGCAGCAGAAGCAACTATCTGTAATAAGTCAATTTTACCTTTGCTAAAAACAGATCCGTTAGCAAAAGAGCAGTTTTGTCTGATTTTTACGAAAAAATTTAGATTAGTTCTAGTTTTAGCAGAAGAAAACGGTCAAAAAGCGTTCTTCTTTTCCTTTGATTCAGAGGTGGTGCAGCAGGCGTGGCGGGCGTTGAGCGCACGGGTAATGTTAAATAATCCTAATTTGTTTGCTGAACTCGAGGAGACGGTACAGAACTATTACCCTACTGCACCAGATTATCGCACGATCATGCAGTTTAGCCAATTGTTGCTAGCAGAATTACCGGAGCAAGAAGGAACGAGGGACTGGGGACTAGGAGCAAGGGAAGCAATAGAAGGATCGCTTGAGCAAGATCAAAAAGCTGAGATTAATTCCTGTTACTCTGCATCACCCAAACATGATGTGGAAATGCTGCAAGCTTTTGCTCATGAAGTCCGTACTCCTTTGACAACTATTCGCACTATCACTAGACTATTGCTAAAACAGCGCGATTTACCTACCAACGTTATTAAACGATTGAAAGTTATTGATCGTGAGTGTACCGATCAGATTGACAGGATGGAATTGCTGTTTAGAGCAGCCGAACTAGAAACATCTGCTACAGATAAAGCTACAAGTACTCAATTGACAGCAATGAGTCTGGAGCAGGTGTTGCAAGCAAGTATTCCCCGTTGGCAAGAAGCAGCTAGTCGACGTAACTTGAAGTTGGATGTAGTTTTACCCCAGGATTTGCCGACTGTAGTTAGTAATCCTACCATGCTCGACCGGGTTCTCACAGGTTTGATAGAAAATTTCACTCGCAACTTACCTACGGGTAGCCATATTCAAGTACAGGTTATTCCTGCTGGCGATCAATTAAAGTTGCAATTACTGCCTCTGGTGGGAGACAATGACGCAGCAGTTGTATCAAACTGTGCGCCACCAATTCGCAAAGCTCTTGGCCAATTACTGATGTTCCAACCAGAAACTGGTACAATTAGCTTGAATCTCAATGCAACTAAGCATTTGTTTCAAGCTATTGGTGGAAAATTGATTGTGCGTGAGCGTCCCCGTTATGGAGAGATTCTAACAGTCTTCTTACCTTTGGAAGGATCGGAAAAGCAAGGAAATTCTAAGTTCAAAATTCAACATTCAAAGGTATAA
- a CDS encoding BON domain-containing protein, with amino-acid sequence MKKLIPFLLGGILVIGAAGCEPPSRTSTNAPDNANENVSAPTQQTAQQNQQDATSETRKDQIESDIRAREQRNNITDGDADRNDDDLESEVRGKLEANLPASQLTVDAEDGVVKIAGTVPTQEQLNKVPTLAQEIKGVKSVDAKNVKVAPATPAPNNNQ; translated from the coding sequence ATGAAAAAACTTATTCCATTCTTGCTTGGCGGTATTCTAGTTATTGGTGCAGCAGGTTGCGAACCACCTTCTAGAACCAGTACAAATGCTCCTGACAATGCAAACGAAAACGTTAGCGCGCCAACACAGCAAACAGCTCAACAAAACCAACAAGACGCTACTAGTGAAACTCGTAAAGATCAAATAGAGTCTGATATTCGCGCAAGGGAGCAACGTAACAACATTACCGACGGTGACGCAGATAGAAATGATGATGATCTAGAAAGCGAAGTTCGTGGAAAACTAGAGGCAAATTTACCAGCTAGCCAATTAACTGTTGACGCCGAAGATGGTGTTGTTAAAATAGCTGGGACAGTTCCTACTCAAGAGCAATTAAATAAAGTCCCCACTTTAGCACAAGAAATTAAAGGTGTTAAAAGTGTGGATGCAAAAAATGTCAAAGTTGCTCCAGCAACACCAGCACCAAACAACAATCAATAA
- a CDS encoding DUF2808 domain-containing protein: MRFPFLLGTALTLVIAIAPDAVLKTQAVQLRDGTVYFVQPPSLQGATTTYKTTYAWGATYYFTINLPENAGEPLQKITINQYEGADRVRFDLEDTVAFEGQPRHKGEKLQLQDVTSDRKTRTVSLTFDPPIPPGKTITIGLKPYQNPGVSGVYLFGVKAFPAGEKSYGQFLGYGRLQFYSPTFL; the protein is encoded by the coding sequence ATGCGCTTTCCATTTTTATTAGGTACAGCACTAACTTTAGTGATAGCGATCGCACCAGATGCTGTCCTTAAAACTCAAGCAGTGCAGCTCAGAGACGGTACAGTATATTTTGTACAACCTCCTTCGCTTCAAGGAGCAACTACCACCTACAAAACAACATATGCCTGGGGTGCAACATATTATTTCACAATCAATTTGCCTGAAAATGCTGGAGAACCACTGCAAAAAATTACCATAAACCAGTATGAAGGAGCAGATCGTGTTCGCTTTGACTTAGAAGACACCGTCGCTTTTGAAGGTCAGCCTCGCCATAAAGGAGAAAAACTGCAACTCCAAGATGTGACAAGCGATCGCAAAACAAGAACAGTATCACTGACTTTTGATCCACCAATACCACCAGGTAAAACTATCACTATTGGTCTGAAACCTTACCAAAATCCAGGAGTTAGCGGGGTTTATCTTTTTGGTGTCAAAGCCTTTCCTGCGGGGGAGAAAAGTTACGGGCAATTTCTTGGTTACGGACGCTTGCAATTTTATAGTCCGACTTTCCTTTAA
- a CDS encoding CYTH domain-containing protein, giving the protein MAKEIERKFLVKGNDWRKLAEGSVYRQGYIATQKEATVRVRIVGNQGYLTIKGPSVKCSRSEFEYSIPIEDAQEILDKLCDRPLIEKTRYKIDWGSLIWEVDEFEGVNKGLILAEVELTQETQQIELPPWIGEEVSEDPRYFNSNLVKNPFSQWGG; this is encoded by the coding sequence ATGGCGAAAGAAATAGAGCGTAAATTTTTAGTTAAAGGAAATGATTGGAGAAAATTGGCTGAAGGCAGTGTATATCGTCAGGGATATATTGCTACACAAAAAGAAGCTACTGTGCGTGTCCGCATAGTAGGCAACCAAGGTTATTTAACGATAAAAGGCCCCAGTGTAAAATGCTCTAGGTCTGAGTTTGAATATTCTATTCCGATTGAAGATGCTCAGGAAATACTAGATAAGTTGTGCGATCGCCCTTTAATAGAAAAGACTAGATATAAGATAGACTGGGGTAGTTTAATTTGGGAAGTAGACGAGTTTGAAGGTGTTAATAAAGGGCTAATATTAGCAGAAGTGGAACTCACTCAAGAAACACAACAAATTGAACTACCACCTTGGATTGGTGAAGAAGTTTCAGAAGACCCCAGATATTTCAACAGTAATTTAGTTAAAAACCCCTTTTCACAATGGGGTGGTTAG
- a CDS encoding DUF488 domain-containing protein has translation MELFTIGHSNYSIETFITLLQKHQITALADVRSHSYSRYLPHFNYAELKLALLNAGIHYVFLGRELGARPSDLSCYVEGKAVYEKIASTQQFKEGIQCLLKGVENYR, from the coding sequence ATGGAACTTTTTACGATTGGACACTCTAATTACAGCATTGAAACATTTATTACACTGCTGCAAAAGCACCAAATCACAGCTTTGGCGGATGTGCGATCGCATTCTTATAGCCGTTATCTACCTCATTTCAATTACGCAGAATTGAAGCTGGCTTTACTGAATGCAGGTATTCACTACGTATTTTTAGGACGTGAATTGGGAGCAAGACCAAGTGATTTAAGTTGCTATGTTGAAGGTAAGGCGGTATATGAAAAAATTGCATCCACTCAACAATTTAAAGAAGGTATTCAGTGCTTATTAAAAGGAGTAGAAAATTACAGATAA